A genome region from Sphingobium sp. CR2-8 includes the following:
- a CDS encoding gamma-glutamylcyclotransferase family protein, with protein MPEPSSDPAYLFVYGTLRAAFDGPMATGLRRSAQLIGPAVIGGTLYRVADYPGLVPGGVGLVHGDLFALRDATATLAVLDDYEECAPHHPLPHEYRRERCMVRAASGPVEAWTYVYAYDVSGLPVVAGGDFLACVGEAGG; from the coding sequence ATGCCTGAGCCTTCGTCCGACCCTGCCTATCTCTTCGTCTATGGTACGCTGCGGGCGGCGTTCGATGGTCCCATGGCGACGGGGCTGCGGCGGTCGGCCCAACTGATCGGCCCAGCCGTCATTGGTGGAACGCTCTACCGGGTCGCGGACTATCCGGGGCTTGTGCCGGGCGGCGTGGGGCTGGTCCATGGCGATCTGTTCGCGCTGCGGGATGCCACTGCGACGCTGGCGGTGCTGGATGATTATGAGGAATGCGCCCCCCATCATCCCCTGCCGCATGAATATCGGCGCGAGCGGTGCATGGTGCGAGCGGCCAGCGGGCCGGTCGAAGCCTGGACCTATGTCTACGCCTATGACGTGAGCGGCCTGCCTGTCGTCGCCGGGGGCGACTTCCTGGCTTGCGTGGGCGAGGCGGGCGGTTAG
- a CDS encoding translocation/assembly module TamB domain-containing protein, with translation MAQDDNIPPASDATAETIMVREKRPLWRKIAIGVVGLAVALVVLVAGLLLGLNTQPGKTFLIRQIAAFQMESGMKIEVGRIDGSIYSDMTIHDLVLRDPKGVFAVSPQVHVIWRPFRYINNHISVSLLETPLVVLARSPQFHVVASDPNAPILPDLDIDVDRMKIGKFILAKPVIGQKREIAIDGVTHIADGRAILSADAIVDSGDRLQAKLDAVPDQNRLAMSGTLTAPKGGVIAAMSGLTDGMTATLDGKGSWQAWDGRIVATSPKGELANIALTARNGNFTAKGPVRPGLVLAGTVDRLTAPQLDVDLFVGLNERRVNVKGTLRSPAMSADAQGLIDLGKSRFSALKINAALLTPGAIMEKVKGRDVRASIILDGPMATPFIDYDITARSIAFDATGIENLKASGRAVIDADRIRIPVNATATRVTGLNAAAGGLLQNLRVKGDFAYAAGKLISDNLKIDSDKIDATAIVLADLDNALYRGALKGRVNDYKIDGVGIVNLNTDVELIPGPKGGFGLGGRFGMRTARWENASVRDFLGGNAVMSGRIGMTPEGKFTLAGLKGAAPNFTIHSGSGSYDTDGRIAFDAAASSKQYGPLALTVRGTMERPQAVLRAARPNVGVQLTDVVAKLNGEAAGYRLEATGGSPYGPFFANVLIRTAQGPLTIDVTKARFAGVDMNGRIQQSAAGPFTGQLTLNGSGIDGAVRLAAVGKVQGVDVDATASNAKLPGEVDIVIGRAIVKASLLLTEQPQIKADAQIANAAYGAYVVRKARARLDYQGGRGRAQIVADGSSGVPFSIAANAALRPDLYAVALQGKAANIDFRLANPAIIRVEKGGYRLEPATLILPQGKVDLAGRFGDTTSAQARFKDFDLAIANIVSPGLGIGGRATGALDYNQQGSAFPTATTRLAISDFRRSSLTAVSDPVSMSIEGKLSSAGGDLRGLIRAGSNTLGRFTATLAPPGAGASWSEQLQNARLGGGIRYAGPADVLFSFAGLADQQLTGGLAVAADFSGRLTDPRLNGVVRANALTYENETFGTRVTQMKLDGRFTNDHLEIRDFSGRAGDGTVQASGNVGLAAASGFPMDIAVKLDRARLARSEAITSVVSGTINISNSAANGGLIEGDLNLPETRYRFAWQGGTDIRQLQGIRRKGGGTDPLDQRLAARQAAAKPADWKLDIRVRADNEIYVTGMGLDSEWKTNMRVTGTTADPRVIGKIESLRGRYSFSGKQFELERGVITFNGPMLNPTLQIKAETRIDTVTAGIQVTGSAQQPDIAFISTPTLPQDEILSRILFGDNVANLSAMQAVQLAAALNGLRGGSGGLNPMGKLQGASGLDRIGIVGGDEATGRGTSLAVGQHISNNIYVEVITDSKGFTATQLEIALSKTLSLLSKTGTNAGSSANLRYSKDY, from the coding sequence ATGGCGCAGGACGACAATATCCCTCCCGCTTCAGACGCTACGGCTGAAACAATCATGGTGCGGGAAAAGCGGCCCTTGTGGCGGAAGATCGCGATCGGCGTCGTCGGTCTGGCCGTTGCCCTGGTGGTTCTGGTCGCGGGCCTGCTGCTGGGCCTGAACACCCAGCCTGGCAAGACATTCCTGATCCGGCAGATTGCCGCGTTCCAGATGGAATCGGGCATGAAGATCGAAGTTGGCCGCATCGACGGATCGATCTACAGCGACATGACGATCCATGACCTGGTGTTGCGCGATCCCAAGGGCGTCTTCGCCGTCAGCCCCCAGGTGCATGTGATCTGGCGGCCGTTCCGCTACATCAACAATCATATCTCCGTGAGCCTGCTCGAAACCCCGCTGGTGGTGCTGGCGCGCAGTCCGCAGTTCCATGTCGTGGCGAGCGATCCTAACGCGCCGATCCTGCCCGACCTGGACATTGACGTCGACCGGATGAAGATCGGCAAGTTCATCCTCGCCAAGCCTGTCATCGGGCAGAAGCGGGAAATCGCGATCGACGGCGTCACCCATATCGCCGATGGCCGGGCGATCCTGTCGGCCGATGCGATCGTCGATAGCGGCGACCGGTTGCAGGCGAAGCTGGACGCGGTGCCGGACCAGAACCGCCTGGCGATGAGCGGTACGCTAACCGCGCCCAAGGGTGGCGTCATCGCAGCCATGTCGGGTCTGACCGACGGGATGACCGCAACGCTGGATGGCAAGGGTAGCTGGCAGGCGTGGGACGGCCGGATCGTCGCGACATCGCCCAAGGGCGAGCTGGCGAATATCGCCCTGACGGCCCGCAACGGCAATTTCACCGCGAAAGGCCCGGTGCGTCCCGGCCTGGTCCTGGCCGGGACGGTCGATCGGCTGACCGCGCCGCAACTGGACGTCGATCTGTTCGTCGGCCTCAACGAACGGCGCGTCAACGTCAAGGGCACCTTGCGGTCGCCGGCCATGTCCGCCGATGCGCAGGGTCTGATCGACCTGGGCAAGAGCCGGTTCAGCGCGCTCAAGATCAATGCCGCGCTGCTGACGCCCGGCGCGATCATGGAGAAGGTGAAGGGCCGCGACGTGCGCGCCTCCATCATCCTCGACGGGCCGATGGCGACGCCCTTCATCGATTATGACATCACCGCCAGAAGCATCGCCTTCGACGCCACGGGCATCGAGAATCTGAAGGCCAGTGGTCGTGCGGTCATCGACGCCGATCGCATCCGCATTCCCGTCAATGCCACCGCGACCCGCGTGACCGGCCTCAATGCAGCGGCGGGTGGGTTGCTCCAGAATCTGCGCGTGAAGGGCGACTTCGCCTATGCCGCGGGCAAGCTGATCAGCGACAATCTCAAGATCGACAGCGACAAGATCGACGCGACCGCCATCGTGCTGGCGGACCTCGACAACGCCCTCTATCGCGGCGCGCTGAAAGGCCGGGTCAACGATTACAAGATCGACGGCGTCGGCATCGTCAACCTCAACACCGATGTCGAACTGATCCCCGGCCCCAAGGGCGGGTTCGGCCTGGGCGGGCGGTTCGGTATGCGCACGGCGCGTTGGGAAAACGCATCGGTTCGCGATTTCCTCGGCGGTAACGCGGTCATGTCCGGGCGGATCGGGATGACGCCGGAAGGCAAGTTCACGCTGGCCGGATTGAAAGGCGCGGCGCCCAATTTCACTATCCACAGCGGTTCCGGCAGCTATGACACGGACGGACGGATCGCCTTCGATGCGGCGGCGTCCTCGAAACAATATGGACCGCTGGCGCTGACCGTGCGCGGTACGATGGAACGACCACAGGCGGTGTTGCGCGCGGCGCGCCCCAATGTTGGGGTGCAACTGACCGATGTCGTTGCCAAGCTGAACGGCGAAGCGGCCGGATATCGGCTGGAGGCCACCGGCGGATCGCCCTATGGCCCCTTCTTCGCCAATGTGCTGATCCGCACGGCGCAGGGTCCGTTGACCATCGACGTGACCAAGGCGCGCTTTGCCGGGGTCGACATGAACGGCCGCATCCAGCAGAGCGCCGCCGGTCCCTTTACCGGCCAGTTGACGCTGAACGGATCGGGCATCGACGGCGCGGTGCGATTGGCCGCCGTGGGCAAGGTGCAGGGCGTCGATGTCGATGCGACCGCCAGCAACGCGAAGCTGCCGGGAGAGGTCGATATCGTCATCGGCCGGGCGATCGTGAAGGCCTCTCTATTATTGACCGAACAACCGCAGATCAAGGCGGACGCGCAGATCGCCAATGCGGCCTATGGCGCTTATGTGGTGCGCAAGGCGCGGGCGCGGCTCGACTATCAGGGTGGCCGTGGCCGCGCGCAGATAGTCGCGGACGGGTCCAGCGGCGTGCCCTTCTCGATCGCCGCCAATGCGGCGCTGCGTCCCGACCTCTATGCCGTGGCGTTGCAGGGCAAGGCGGCCAATATCGATTTCCGCCTGGCCAATCCGGCTATCATCCGTGTCGAAAAGGGCGGCTATCGCCTGGAACCGGCGACATTGATATTGCCGCAGGGCAAGGTCGATCTGGCGGGCCGCTTTGGCGACACGACCAGCGCGCAGGCGCGGTTCAAGGATTTCGACCTGGCCATCGCCAATATAGTCTCGCCTGGTCTGGGCATCGGCGGGCGGGCGACGGGCGCGCTGGACTATAACCAGCAGGGCAGCGCCTTCCCGACCGCCACGACGCGTCTTGCCATCAGCGACTTCCGCCGGTCCAGCCTGACCGCCGTGTCCGACCCGGTGTCGATGAGCATCGAGGGCAAGCTGTCCTCGGCAGGCGGCGACCTGCGCGGGCTGATCCGGGCCGGCAGCAACACGCTGGGGCGCTTCACGGCCACGCTGGCGCCGCCCGGTGCGGGGGCGAGCTGGTCCGAGCAGTTGCAGAACGCACGGCTGGGCGGCGGTATTCGCTATGCGGGACCGGCCGATGTGCTCTTCTCCTTCGCCGGTCTTGCCGACCAGCAATTGACCGGTGGTCTTGCCGTCGCGGCGGACTTTAGCGGGCGGCTGACCGACCCGCGCCTGAACGGCGTGGTGCGCGCCAACGCGCTGACCTATGAGAATGAGACGTTCGGAACGCGCGTGACGCAGATGAAGCTGGATGGACGCTTCACCAACGATCATCTGGAGATCCGCGACTTTTCCGGCCGCGCTGGTGACGGCACGGTCCAGGCGTCGGGCAATGTCGGCCTGGCCGCCGCCAGCGGTTTTCCGATGGATATCGCGGTGAAGCTCGATCGTGCCCGGCTCGCGCGCAGCGAAGCGATCACCAGCGTCGTCAGCGGCACGATCAACATCAGCAACAGTGCGGCCAATGGCGGCCTGATCGAGGGCGACCTCAATCTGCCCGAGACCCGCTACCGCTTCGCCTGGCAGGGCGGGACGGATATCCGGCAGCTTCAGGGCATACGCCGCAAGGGCGGCGGGACCGACCCGCTCGACCAGCGCCTGGCTGCGCGGCAGGCCGCTGCGAAGCCCGCCGACTGGAAGCTCGACATCCGGGTGCGCGCTGACAATGAAATCTACGTGACCGGCATGGGGCTGGATTCCGAATGGAAGACCAACATGCGCGTCACCGGCACCACCGCCGATCCGCGCGTGATCGGCAAGATCGAATCGCTGCGGGGGCGCTACAGCTTCTCGGGCAAGCAGTTCGAGCTGGAGCGGGGGGTCATCACCTTCAACGGGCCGATGCTGAACCCGACGCTCCAGATCAAGGCGGAAACCCGGATCGACACGGTGACGGCGGGCATCCAGGTGACGGGGTCGGCGCAGCAGCCCGATATCGCCTTCATCTCCACCCCCACTCTGCCGCAGGACGAGATCCTCTCGCGCATCCTGTTCGGCGATAATGTCGCCAACCTGTCCGCGATGCAGGCGGTGCAGCTGGCGGCGGCGCTCAACGGGCTGCGGGGCGGCAGCGGCGGACTGAACCCGATGGGCAAGTTGCAGGGGGCTTCGGGTCTCGACCGGATCGGCATCGTCGGTGGCGACGAGGCGACCGGGCGCGGCACCTCGCTCGCGGTGGGACAGCATATCTCCAACAATATCTATGTGGAGGTGATCACCGACTCAAAGGGCTTCACCGCCACCCAGCTGGAGATCGCGTTGTCGAAGACGCTGAGCCTGTTGTCGAAGACCGGTACCAATGCCGGATCGTCGGCCAACCTGCGCTATTCGAAGGATTATTGA
- a CDS encoding PspC domain-containing protein, with product MTNSFTLDRRNGKIMGVCAGISNRSGLDVTLVRVALVLLTLCALGPIGVVAYLLAGWLAEG from the coding sequence ATGACCAACAGCTTCACCCTCGACCGCCGCAACGGAAAGATCATGGGCGTATGCGCCGGCATATCCAACCGCAGCGGCCTAGACGTCACGCTGGTCCGCGTCGCGCTGGTCCTGCTGACACTCTGCGCCTTGGGACCGATCGGCGTCGTTGCCTATTTGCTCGCGGGCTGGCTGGCGGAAGGTTGA
- a CDS encoding DUF2061 domain-containing protein: protein MSRDLIKTGTYLTIHLTVGFTVAYLMTGSLALAGGIALIEPMINAVAFFFHEQAWKKIQARPLREAGRRRVRDQAVFA, encoded by the coding sequence ATGTCGCGCGACCTCATCAAGACCGGCACCTATCTGACCATCCACCTGACCGTCGGCTTCACCGTGGCCTATCTCATGACCGGGTCGCTGGCGCTGGCGGGCGGCATCGCGCTGATCGAGCCGATGATCAACGCCGTCGCCTTCTTCTTCCACGAACAGGCCTGGAAGAAGATCCAGGCGCGCCCCCTGCGCGAAGCCGGGCGACGCCGGGTGCGCGATCAGGCGGTTTTTGCGTAG
- the recJ gene encoding single-stranded-DNA-specific exonuclease RecJ, whose amino-acid sequence MTFALNIARSISGQPWRWRGGSADGRDASYLPDDLVTQLLLARGCPRDGVEAHRNPTIRQFMPDPSLFRDMDAAAERIADAVQRGEDVRIFGDYDVDGATSAALLIRLLRDLGLHARPYIPDRLMEGYGPSGEALVRLAGEGATLIVTVDCGAQAFEALAQAKATGVDVIVVDHHKCATQLPEAFALVNPNRLDENEEAATHGHLAAVGVAFLLGAALVRLLRARGWFATRPEPALMELLDIVALGTVADVAQLKGLNRAFVAQGLKVMAKRHNVGLSALIDASRLTRAPLCHDLGFALGPRINAGGRVGQADLGVRLLTTDDPVEAARIAAQLDHYNEERRAIESTVQEQAEALLAAQGNRAVAVIAGDGWHPGVIGIVAGRIKEKAGRPAIVIAVDEAGVGKGSGRSISGVDLGAAVLAAKDSGLLVAGGGHAMAAGLTVAADRIDALADYLDERLSAAVSKARDDRALLIDAVLAPAGVNPDFVAAIEQGGPYGAGWPAPLIAAGPMRVIKADVVGNGHLRAIMSGEDGRSIKTIAFRQAETELGQAILGAPRDRKLWVAGKAKIDDWGSRPAAELHLEDAAWAV is encoded by the coding sequence ATGACATTTGCGCTCAATATTGCACGATCCATTTCCGGCCAGCCCTGGCGCTGGCGGGGCGGCAGCGCCGACGGGCGCGACGCCAGCTACCTGCCCGACGACCTGGTGACGCAATTGCTGCTGGCGCGCGGCTGCCCGCGCGATGGGGTGGAGGCGCATCGCAATCCCACCATCCGCCAGTTCATGCCCGACCCCAGCCTGTTCCGCGACATGGACGCGGCGGCCGAGCGTATCGCCGATGCGGTGCAGCGGGGGGAGGATGTTCGCATCTTCGGCGATTATGATGTCGATGGCGCGACTAGCGCCGCGCTGCTGATCCGGTTGCTGCGCGACCTTGGTCTCCATGCCAGGCCTTACATCCCCGATCGGCTGATGGAGGGCTATGGTCCTTCGGGCGAGGCGTTGGTGCGCCTCGCGGGGGAGGGGGCGACCCTGATCGTGACCGTCGATTGCGGCGCGCAGGCGTTCGAGGCGCTGGCGCAAGCCAAGGCGACCGGGGTCGACGTCATCGTGGTGGATCATCATAAATGCGCCACCCAGTTGCCCGAAGCCTTCGCGCTGGTGAACCCCAATCGGCTGGACGAGAATGAAGAGGCGGCGACGCACGGCCATCTGGCGGCGGTCGGCGTCGCCTTTCTCCTTGGCGCGGCGCTGGTGCGGCTGTTGCGCGCGCGGGGCTGGTTCGCCACCCGCCCCGAACCGGCGTTGATGGAACTGCTCGACATCGTCGCGCTGGGCACCGTGGCGGACGTGGCGCAGTTGAAGGGCCTCAATCGCGCTTTCGTCGCGCAGGGGCTGAAGGTCATGGCGAAGCGGCATAATGTCGGCCTGTCCGCCCTGATCGACGCCAGTCGCCTGACGCGCGCGCCGCTGTGCCATGATCTGGGCTTTGCGCTTGGCCCTCGGATCAATGCCGGGGGGCGCGTGGGGCAGGCGGACCTGGGCGTCCGATTGCTGACCACCGATGATCCGGTCGAGGCCGCACGCATCGCGGCGCAGCTGGATCATTATAACGAGGAACGCCGCGCGATCGAATCGACGGTGCAGGAACAGGCCGAAGCGCTGCTGGCGGCGCAGGGCAATCGCGCCGTCGCAGTGATTGCGGGCGACGGGTGGCATCCCGGCGTAATCGGCATCGTCGCGGGCCGCATCAAGGAAAAGGCCGGACGTCCCGCCATCGTCATCGCCGTCGATGAGGCGGGCGTGGGCAAGGGGTCGGGGCGCTCCATTTCCGGTGTGGATCTGGGCGCGGCGGTGCTGGCGGCCAAGGATAGCGGGCTGCTGGTCGCAGGCGGCGGCCATGCCATGGCAGCGGGGCTGACGGTGGCGGCGGACCGGATCGACGCGCTGGCCGACTATCTGGACGAGCGGCTGTCCGCTGCGGTTTCCAAGGCGCGCGACGATCGTGCGCTGTTGATCGACGCGGTGCTGGCGCCTGCGGGCGTGAACCCGGATTTCGTCGCCGCGATCGAGCAGGGCGGTCCCTATGGCGCGGGCTGGCCCGCGCCGCTGATCGCCGCCGGGCCGATGCGCGTCATAAAGGCCGATGTCGTGGGCAACGGGCATCTGCGCGCGATCATGAGCGGCGAGGATGGCCGGTCGATCAAGACCATTGCCTTCCGCCAGGCCGAAACCGAGCTTGGTCAGGCGATATTGGGTGCCCCGCGCGACCGCAAGCTGTGGGTCGCGGGCAAGGCGAAGATCGATGATTGGGGCAGCCGCCCGGCCGCCGAACTGCATCTGGAGGACGCCGCCTGGGCGGTTTGA
- a CDS encoding peptidylprolyl isomerase yields MSFLLRLLFLLAGLALPVAAFALPPNRPTPGFTRVSIETSVGAIIVAVDQKRAPRTSANFLTYVDDGRFDGVTFYRAARRKSDPKYGLIQGGIDTDARRSLPPIPHEPTSRTGILHRDATLSMARPNRPNSAMGNFFITIGATPNMDARGDYIGYAAFGHVVGGMDVVRKILAVPTCCGSGPMRGQIIVKPITILRARRLDGTPKPSRGVKPWLIGLNKRTAK; encoded by the coding sequence ATGTCGTTCCTTTTGCGTCTGCTGTTCCTGCTGGCTGGCCTTGCCCTGCCCGTTGCGGCCTTTGCCCTGCCGCCCAACCGGCCCACGCCCGGTTTCACCCGCGTCAGCATCGAAACCTCGGTCGGTGCGATCATCGTGGCGGTGGACCAGAAGCGGGCGCCGCGCACATCCGCCAATTTCCTGACCTATGTCGATGACGGCCGCTTCGACGGCGTCACCTTCTACCGCGCGGCGCGGCGCAAGAGCGATCCGAAATATGGATTGATCCAGGGTGGCATCGATACCGACGCGCGCCGATCGCTGCCGCCGATCCCGCACGAGCCGACAAGCCGGACCGGCATCCTGCATCGGGATGCGACGCTGTCCATGGCGCGGCCCAACCGGCCCAATTCGGCCATGGGCAATTTCTTCATCACCATCGGCGCCACGCCCAATATGGACGCGCGGGGCGATTATATCGGCTATGCCGCGTTCGGTCATGTCGTGGGCGGCATGGACGTGGTGCGCAAGATATTGGCCGTGCCGACCTGCTGCGGGTCGGGGCCGATGCGCGGGCAGATAATCGTCAAGCCGATCACCATCCTGCGCGCGCGGCGGCTGGATGGTACGCCCAAACCCTCGCGCGGGGTGAAGCCTTGGCTGATCGGCCTCAACAAACGAACAGCGAAATAG
- a CDS encoding autotransporter assembly complex protein TamA, producing the protein MNRRQAYHVRRIMAVALMTTSPLPLRAQTAASAPSANPPHEQAQDEEPILPDDQFDARMPKIDSSDTGAPLPSIDSWIDQQMPQQSTAPTELPPSNDPAEERELAQPLPPLDSVTVPTNVAANADPNAKLPDVRYATSFEGFGKTGLEEAFKDASALIDGKGKAETAAMVQARATEDEKLATRLLYSEGYYDATALASLDQTGDGTLKAVISVTPGKRYKIGNIVITAAPTVPPSLVRDSLPLKTGDYIVAATVEGAEANVALRLPEQGYAFAKVGARDILLDPATVTGDYTLPVDVGPRGLFRKITTSGNKQAFGADHMEVIRRYKPGELYDSRKVDDLRKALVATGLFSSVGVDPVRTNEVGPDGTEYVDLHVEQEAGPPRTLAGEGGYGTGQGFRVEGTWTHRNLFPPEGALILGAIAGTQEQGASATFRRANAGKRDKTFQTGITVNHQNYNAYEAYTAGVNIGWSRQSTPIFQKRWTYSYGAEILLTNEQVVIDPTTADKTRRTYFIGGLPVQIGYDRSNDLLNPTRGFRANLRAEPEGSLQGNFSPYLRATFDLSGYYPVSDALVIAGRARVGTISGVSRADVAPSRRIYAGGGGSVRGFGYQELGPKDANSDPIGGRSVNEFAVEGRYRFGNYGVVAFVDAGQVYESQMPQFSDMRYGVGLGGRFYTNFGPFRADIAMPINRQPGESKFAIYIGIGQAF; encoded by the coding sequence ATGAACAGACGGCAGGCCTATCATGTCCGGCGCATAATGGCCGTGGCGCTGATGACCACGTCCCCCCTACCGCTGAGGGCGCAGACCGCCGCGTCCGCGCCAAGCGCAAACCCGCCCCATGAACAAGCGCAGGACGAAGAGCCGATCCTGCCCGACGACCAGTTCGACGCGCGCATGCCGAAGATCGACAGCAGCGACACAGGTGCGCCATTGCCGTCCATCGATAGCTGGATCGACCAGCAGATGCCGCAGCAATCGACCGCACCGACCGAGTTGCCGCCCTCGAACGATCCGGCCGAAGAACGGGAATTGGCTCAGCCTTTGCCGCCGCTCGACAGTGTGACCGTGCCGACCAATGTCGCGGCCAATGCCGACCCCAATGCCAAGCTGCCCGACGTCCGCTACGCCACCAGCTTCGAAGGGTTCGGCAAGACGGGCCTGGAAGAGGCATTCAAGGACGCGTCGGCACTGATCGACGGGAAAGGCAAGGCCGAGACCGCCGCCATGGTGCAGGCGCGCGCGACGGAAGATGAAAAGCTGGCGACGCGGCTGCTCTATTCCGAAGGCTATTATGACGCGACCGCGCTCGCCAGCTTGGACCAGACCGGCGATGGTACGCTGAAGGCCGTGATTTCCGTCACGCCGGGCAAGCGCTACAAGATCGGCAATATCGTCATCACCGCTGCCCCCACGGTGCCGCCCAGCCTGGTGCGCGACAGCCTGCCGCTCAAGACCGGCGACTATATCGTCGCCGCTACGGTGGAGGGGGCAGAGGCCAATGTGGCGCTGCGGCTGCCGGAACAGGGCTATGCTTTCGCCAAGGTGGGCGCGCGCGACATATTGCTCGACCCCGCTACGGTAACGGGCGACTATACGCTGCCCGTCGACGTCGGCCCACGCGGCCTATTTCGCAAGATCACGACCAGCGGCAACAAGCAGGCGTTCGGCGCCGACCATATGGAGGTCATTCGCCGCTACAAGCCTGGCGAACTCTATGACAGCCGCAAGGTGGACGACCTGCGCAAGGCGCTGGTCGCGACGGGGCTGTTTTCCAGCGTCGGCGTCGACCCGGTACGGACGAACGAGGTGGGGCCGGACGGGACCGAATATGTCGACCTGCATGTCGAACAGGAAGCAGGACCACCCCGCACGCTGGCGGGCGAAGGCGGCTACGGCACCGGCCAGGGCTTCCGTGTGGAAGGGACATGGACCCACCGCAACCTGTTTCCACCCGAAGGCGCGCTGATCCTGGGCGCGATCGCGGGCACGCAGGAACAGGGCGCGTCGGCGACCTTCCGCCGCGCCAATGCGGGCAAGCGCGACAAGACATTCCAGACCGGCATCACGGTCAACCACCAGAATTACAATGCCTATGAAGCCTATACGGCGGGCGTGAATATCGGCTGGTCACGCCAGTCGACGCCGATCTTCCAGAAACGCTGGACCTACAGCTATGGGGCTGAAATCCTGCTGACCAACGAGCAGGTCGTGATCGACCCGACTACGGCGGACAAGACGCGGCGGACCTATTTCATCGGCGGCTTGCCGGTGCAGATCGGCTATGACCGGTCGAACGACCTGCTGAACCCGACCAGGGGGTTCCGCGCCAATCTGCGCGCCGAACCGGAAGGATCGCTCCAGGGGAATTTCTCCCCCTATCTGCGCGCCACTTTCGACCTTTCGGGCTACTATCCGGTGTCCGACGCCTTGGTGATCGCAGGGCGCGCACGCGTCGGCACGATCAGCGGCGTCAGCCGCGCCGATGTCGCGCCGTCGCGGCGCATCTATGCAGGCGGCGGCGGATCGGTCCGTGGTTTCGGCTATCAGGAACTGGGGCCGAAGGACGCGAACAGCGATCCGATCGGCGGCCGGTCCGTCAACGAGTTCGCGGTCGAAGGCCGCTACCGCTTCGGCAATTATGGCGTCGTCGCCTTCGTCGATGCGGGCCAGGTCTATGAAAGCCAGATGCCGCAATTTTCCGACATGCGCTACGGCGTCGGCCTGGGTGGCCGCTTCTATACCAATTTCGGTCCCTTCCGCGCGGACATCGCCATGCCGATCAACCGGCAGCCCGGCGAATCCAAATTCGCCATCTATATCGGTATCGGACAGGCCTTCTGA
- a CDS encoding DUF72 domain-containing protein, protein MTGRIRVGIGGWVYEPWRGSFYPQGLRQKDELAYVGEHLTATEINATYYSSQKPATFAGWAKAVPDGFQFAAKASRYCTNRKVLAEAGESVAKFTGQGIVELGDRLGPILWQFMATKRFDPDDFSAFLKLLPASVDGVPLRHALEVRHDSFADPAFLAMARDAGAAVVFADHADYPAIQGHDVGFSYMRLMRTQAEEPTGYDATAIAGWADRARGEAERGDVFSFFISGAKERNPAAAQAMIVALK, encoded by the coding sequence ATGACGGGACGGATCAGGGTGGGCATCGGCGGCTGGGTCTATGAGCCGTGGCGCGGCAGTTTCTACCCGCAGGGCCTGCGGCAGAAGGACGAACTGGCCTATGTCGGCGAACATCTGACCGCGACGGAGATCAACGCCACCTATTATAGCAGCCAGAAGCCCGCGACTTTCGCCGGTTGGGCCAAGGCGGTGCCGGACGGCTTCCAGTTCGCGGCCAAGGCATCGCGCTATTGCACCAATCGTAAGGTCCTGGCCGAAGCAGGTGAATCGGTCGCCAAATTCACGGGGCAGGGGATCGTCGAACTGGGCGACCGGTTGGGACCGATCCTGTGGCAGTTCATGGCGACCAAGCGGTTCGATCCGGACGATTTTAGTGCTTTCCTGAAACTGCTGCCTGCCAGCGTCGACGGGGTGCCGCTGCGCCATGCGCTGGAAGTACGGCATGACAGTTTCGCCGATCCCGCCTTTCTGGCCATGGCGCGGGACGCCGGGGCCGCCGTGGTGTTCGCCGATCATGCGGACTATCCCGCGATCCAGGGCCATGATGTCGGCTTTTCCTATATGCGGCTGATGCGCACGCAGGCGGAAGAGCCAACCGGCTATGACGCGACGGCGATCGCCGGTTGGGCCGATCGGGCGAGGGGTGAGGCAGAGCGGGGCGACGTCTTCAGCTTCTTCATCAGCGGCGCCAAGGAACGCAATCCGGCTGCGGCGCAGGCGATGATCGTGGCTTTAAAGTGA